The [Clostridium] scindens ATCC 35704 nucleotide sequence CATCCTTCTTTGCCGCGGTCAGCATCTCGTCGGATGGGAGGCTTCCCCTTCCGGCTGCCAACGCTTCTTCTTCCTCCACCAGTTCTTTCATCTGCTGGATAAAGTAAGTCTTAACCTTGGTGATCTCGAAGATTTCCTCTACAGTCGCACCCTTGCGAAGTGCTTCATACATGATGAAGTGACGGTCGCTGGATGGAGTGATCAGCATCTGGAGAAGCTGCTCCTTAGTCTTTGTGTTATAATCCTTGGCATAACCCAGGCCATAACGGCCGGTCTCAAGGCTTCGGATAGCCTTCTGGAAGGCTTCTTTGTATGTCTTGCCAATACTCATGACCTCGCCAACCGCGCGCATCTGGGTGCCAAGCCTATCTTCTACGCCTTTGAACTTCTCAAACGCCCAGCGGGCGAACTTGATTACGACATAATCCCCGTCCGGAACATATTTGTCCAAGGTTCCATACTTGCCGCATGGGATATCCTTAAGCGTAAGGCCGGTTGCCAGCATGGCAGATACCAGGGCGATCGGGAATCCGGTAGCCTTGGAAGCCAATGCGGAAGAACGGGAAGTTCTCGGGTTGATCTCAATGACGACGATACGGTCGCTGACAGGATCGTGGGCGAACTGTACGTTGGTGCCGCCGATAACCTGTACGGACTCTACAATCTTGTAAGCCTGTTCCTGCAGACGCTTCTGGCATTCCTCTGAAATAGTAAGCATCGGAGCAGAACAGAAAGAATCTCCGGTGTGTACGCCCAGGGGGTCGATATTCTCGATGAAGCACACGGTAATCATATTGTTGTCGGCATCGCGGACGATCTCAAGTTCAAGTTCTTCCCAGCCCAGGATGGATTCTTCTACCAGGACCTGTCCCACAAGGCTGGCCTGAAGGCCTCTTGCGCATACCGTCTTTAACTCATCTTTATTATATACCAGGCCGCCGCCTGCGCCGCCCATGGTGTAGGCCGGGCGAAGCACGACAGGATAGCCAAGGTCATCAGCGATTGCCAGCGCTTCTTCTACCGTGTAGGCAACTTCGCTTCTGGCCATCTCGATGCCAAGGGCATCCATGGACTTCTTGAATTCTATACGGTCCTCGCCGCGCTCGATGGCATTCACCTGTACGCCGATAACCTGTACGTTGTACTTTTCCAGAATGCCTGCCTTTGCAAGTTCTGAGCAAAGATTCAGCCCAGACTGTCCTCCCAGGTTTGGAAGAAGCGCATCCGGGCGCTCTTTGGCGATGATCTGCTCAAGCCTCTCTACATTTAATGGCTCTATGTAAGTGACATCCGCTGTCTCCGGGTCTGTCATGATGGTAGCTGGATTGGAATTGACCAGCACGATCTCATAGCCCAGCTTGCGCAGCGCTTTGCAGGCTTGGGTACCCGAATAGTCGAATTCGCAGGCCTGTCCGATGATGATCGGTCCAGAGCCGATAATAAGTACTTTGTGAATATCTGTTCTCTTTGGCATATGTATCCTCCTAATATGACATGCATGGCTTATGGAACACCCGGTTGCGTGTTCGATTGCGAGCCTCCAAAAACCCTTTATCCTCTATTATATAGTAGATTGAAAAAAAGGGAATAGGGAATTTTACCAAATATGGAGAAAAAACATGGAAAATTTCTCGATTTTTTGGCATAAAATATATTTCTTATAAAACTGTGAATTGTAAAAGCCTCTTTCTTATGATAAAGTGGGTATAGATAAATGTTGATTAAATTTATATGCAAGGGGATAAAAAACATGGAAAGAAGAGTAGGAACTATATCAAGAGGAATCCGCTGCCCGATTATCCGTGAAGGAGACAATCTGGCGGATATTATTGTTGAAAGCGTATTAGAGGCAGCAGAAAGCGAAGGATTCGAACTTCGTGACCGCGACGTGATTGCAGCCACAGAATCCATCGTGGCAAGAGCGCAGGGGAATTATGCGTCTATCGATGCGATAGCCAAGGATGTCAAGGCGAAATTGGGCGGAGAGACTATAGGAGTCATCTTTCCGATTCTGTCTAGAAACCGTTTCTCCATCTGTCTGAAAGGCATCGCAAAAGGCGCCAGGAAGGTAGTGCTCATGCTGAGCTACCCAAGCGATGAAGTGGGAAATGAACTGGTTTCCCTGGACAAGCTTGATGATGCAGGCATTAACCCGTACAGCGACGTGATGGATCTCGAGAAATACCGCGAGCTGTTCGGAGAGAATAAGCATCCATTTACTGGTGTGGATTATGTGCAGTATTACAGCGATCTGATCAAAGAGGCAGGGGCTGAAGTGGAGGTCATCTTCGCAAACCAGCCGCAGGAAATCCTGAAGCATGCCAAGAACGTGCTGACCTGCGATATACATACCAGGGCAAGGACCAAGCGCATCCTGGAGAAGAATGGCGCCGAAGTAGTTCTGGGACTGGACAATATCCTGACCTGTCCGGTGGACGGAAGCGGATGCAATGAACGCTTCGGGCTTCTTGGATCTAATAAATCAACGGAGGAATCCGTGAAACTGTTCCCAAGAGACTGCACAGACCTGGTACTGGAAGTGCAGGGCAAGATTCTTGAAAAGACCGGAAAGCATGTTGAAGTTATGGTATATGGCGACGGCGCTTTCAAAGATCCGGTAGGAAAGATCTGGGAACTGGCAGATCCTTGCGTATCCGTTTCCCATACCGAAGGGCTCAACGGCACGCCGAATGAAGTCAAATTAAAATATCTGGCAGACAATGATTTTAAAGACCTGAAGGGCGAGGCACTCAAAGACGCCATCTCCAAGAGAATCCAGGAGAAGGAAGACGACTTGGTAGGTGATATGTCTTCCCAGGGAACGACACCCCGCCGCCTGACAGACTTGATCGGCTCTCTGTGCGATCTGACCAGCGGTTCTGGAGACAAAGGAACGCCTGTGATCCTGGTACAGGGCTATTTTGACAACTTCACCACCGATAAATAAGCGGCAGCCAGGCAGATGCCAGTCGAATTAGAGGGTTAGACAAGTTAGATATAAGACAAGTCAGAGATAAGTCAAATCAGATACAAGATAATAATGGATTAGTGACAGGAAAAAATACTCAGGAGGAAATGAAACGAATGAAGCAGGATATGATTGTAATTCTGGATTTGGGCAGCACAGAGAATACGGTAGTTGCCAGAGAAATTCGCGATATGGGCGTTTACAGCGAGATTCATCCCCATGACATCACCCCGGAAGAACTGAACGG carries:
- a CDS encoding coenzyme F420-0:L-glutamate ligase; the encoded protein is MERRVGTISRGIRCPIIREGDNLADIIVESVLEAAESEGFELRDRDVIAATESIVARAQGNYASIDAIAKDVKAKLGGETIGVIFPILSRNRFSICLKGIAKGARKVVLMLSYPSDEVGNELVSLDKLDDAGINPYSDVMDLEKYRELFGENKHPFTGVDYVQYYSDLIKEAGAEVEVIFANQPQEILKHAKNVLTCDIHTRARTKRILEKNGAEVVLGLDNILTCPVDGSGCNERFGLLGSNKSTEESVKLFPRDCTDLVLEVQGKILEKTGKHVEVMVYGDGAFKDPVGKIWELADPCVSVSHTEGLNGTPNEVKLKYLADNDFKDLKGEALKDAISKRIQEKEDDLVGDMSSQGTTPRRLTDLIGSLCDLTSGSGDKGTPVILVQGYFDNFTTDK